One window of Acipenser ruthenus chromosome 17, fAciRut3.2 maternal haplotype, whole genome shotgun sequence genomic DNA carries:
- the LOC117422995 gene encoding cytohesin-1 isoform X2: protein MVLKTEDGIVPNDLTPEERQELENIRRRKQELLEDIQRLKDEIAEVTNEIENLGSTEERKNMQRNKQVAMGRKKFNMDPKKGIRFLIENDLLKNTCEDIAQFLYKGEGLNKTAIGDYLGERDDFNIQVLHAFVELHEFTDLNLVQALRQFLWSFRLPGEAQKIDRMMEAFAQRYCRCNPGVFQSTDTCYVLSFAIIMLNTSLHNPNVKDKPPVERFIAMNRGINDGGDLPEDLLRNLYDSIKNEPFKIPEDDGNDLTHTFFNPDREGWLLKLGGGRVKTWKRRWFILTDNCLYYFEYTTDKEPRGIIPLENLSIREVEDSKKPNCFELYIPDNKDQVIKACKTEADGRVVEGNHTFYRISAAATEEKDEWIKCIKAAISRDPFYEMLAARKKKVSSLKRH from the exons TTCCCAACGACTTGACCCCGGAGGAGCGGCAGGAGTTGGAGAATATCCGCCGCCGCAAACAGGAGCTGCTGGAGGACATTCAG cgTCTGAAGGATGAGATAGCAGAGGTCACGAATGAGATTGAGAACCTGGGATCCACTGAAGAGCG gaaAAACATGCAAAGGAATAAACAGGTGGCCATGGGCCGTAAGAAATTCAATATGGACCCCAAAAAG GGGATCCGGTTCTTGATAGAGAATGACTTGCTGAAGAACACCTGTGAGGATATCGCTCAGTTCCTGTACAAGGGAGAAGGCTTGAATAAGACTGCAATCGGAGATTACCTGGGAGAGAG ggatgaTTTCAATATTCAAGTTCTTCATGCCTTTGTGGAGCTGCATGAATTCACGGACCTCAACCTGGTGCAAGCATTAAG GCAGTTCCTCTGGAGTTTCCGGCTCCCCGGAGAAGCCCAGAAGATTGACCGCATGATGGAAGCGTTCGCCCAGCGATACTGCAGGTGTAACCCAGGGGTCTTTCAGTCCACAG ATACCTGCTACGTGCTCTCCTTCGCAATCATCATGCTCAACACCAGCCTGCACAACCCCAATGTGAAGGACAAGCCCCCGGTGGAGCGCTTCATCGCCATGAACCGGGGCATCAACGATGGAGGGGACCTGCCTGAGGACCTGCTCCGG AATCTGTACGACAGCATTAAGAACGAACCCTTCAAAATCCCAGAGGATGATGGGAACGACCTGACGCACACCTTCTTCAACCCCGACCGAGAGGGCTGGCTCCTCAAGCTCGG AGGTGGCCGTGTAAAGACTTGGAAGAGACGGTGGTTCATTCTCACAGACAACTGCCTTTATTACTTTGAGTACACCACA GACAAAGAACCCAGAGGAATTATCCCCTTGGAAAACCTCAGCATTCGAGAAGTCGAGGACTCGAAAAAGCCA AATTGCTTTGAGCTGTACATCCCAGACAACAAAGACCAGGTGATCAAAGCCTGCAAGACGGAGGCGGACGGCCGCGTGGTGGAGGGGAACCACACGTTCTACCGCATCTCAGCCGCTGCCACGGAGGAGAAGGACGAGTGGATCAAGTGCATCAA AGCTGCGATCAGCAGAGACCCCTTCTATGAGATGCTGGCAGCCAGGAAGAAGAAGGTTTCCTCCTTGAAGAGGCACTAG
- the LOC117422995 gene encoding cytohesin-1 isoform X3: MEDNYVPNDLTPEERQELENIRRRKQELLEDIQRLKDEIAEVTNEIENLGSTEERKNMQRNKQVAMGRKKFNMDPKKGIRFLIENDLLKNTCEDIAQFLYKGEGLNKTAIGDYLGERDDFNIQVLHAFVELHEFTDLNLVQALRQFLWSFRLPGEAQKIDRMMEAFAQRYCRCNPGVFQSTDTCYVLSFAIIMLNTSLHNPNVKDKPPVERFIAMNRGINDGGDLPEDLLRNLYDSIKNEPFKIPEDDGNDLTHTFFNPDREGWLLKLGGGRVKTWKRRWFILTDNCLYYFEYTTDKEPRGIIPLENLSIREVEDSKKPNCFELYIPDNKDQVIKACKTEADGRVVEGNHTFYRISAAATEEKDEWIKCIKAAISRDPFYEMLAARKKKVSSLKRH; this comes from the exons TTCCCAACGACTTGACCCCGGAGGAGCGGCAGGAGTTGGAGAATATCCGCCGCCGCAAACAGGAGCTGCTGGAGGACATTCAG cgTCTGAAGGATGAGATAGCAGAGGTCACGAATGAGATTGAGAACCTGGGATCCACTGAAGAGCG gaaAAACATGCAAAGGAATAAACAGGTGGCCATGGGCCGTAAGAAATTCAATATGGACCCCAAAAAG GGGATCCGGTTCTTGATAGAGAATGACTTGCTGAAGAACACCTGTGAGGATATCGCTCAGTTCCTGTACAAGGGAGAAGGCTTGAATAAGACTGCAATCGGAGATTACCTGGGAGAGAG ggatgaTTTCAATATTCAAGTTCTTCATGCCTTTGTGGAGCTGCATGAATTCACGGACCTCAACCTGGTGCAAGCATTAAG GCAGTTCCTCTGGAGTTTCCGGCTCCCCGGAGAAGCCCAGAAGATTGACCGCATGATGGAAGCGTTCGCCCAGCGATACTGCAGGTGTAACCCAGGGGTCTTTCAGTCCACAG ATACCTGCTACGTGCTCTCCTTCGCAATCATCATGCTCAACACCAGCCTGCACAACCCCAATGTGAAGGACAAGCCCCCGGTGGAGCGCTTCATCGCCATGAACCGGGGCATCAACGATGGAGGGGACCTGCCTGAGGACCTGCTCCGG AATCTGTACGACAGCATTAAGAACGAACCCTTCAAAATCCCAGAGGATGATGGGAACGACCTGACGCACACCTTCTTCAACCCCGACCGAGAGGGCTGGCTCCTCAAGCTCGG AGGTGGCCGTGTAAAGACTTGGAAGAGACGGTGGTTCATTCTCACAGACAACTGCCTTTATTACTTTGAGTACACCACA GACAAAGAACCCAGAGGAATTATCCCCTTGGAAAACCTCAGCATTCGAGAAGTCGAGGACTCGAAAAAGCCA AATTGCTTTGAGCTGTACATCCCAGACAACAAAGACCAGGTGATCAAAGCCTGCAAGACGGAGGCGGACGGCCGCGTGGTGGAGGGGAACCACACGTTCTACCGCATCTCAGCCGCTGCCACGGAGGAGAAGGACGAGTGGATCAAGTGCATCAA AGCTGCGATCAGCAGAGACCCCTTCTATGAGATGCTGGCAGCCAGGAAGAAGAAGGTTTCCTCCTTGAAGAGGCACTAG
- the LOC117422995 gene encoding cytohesin-1 isoform X1: MGTVSNLCASSFQAFLCPSLHAKPVPNDLTPEERQELENIRRRKQELLEDIQRLKDEIAEVTNEIENLGSTEERKNMQRNKQVAMGRKKFNMDPKKGIRFLIENDLLKNTCEDIAQFLYKGEGLNKTAIGDYLGERDDFNIQVLHAFVELHEFTDLNLVQALRQFLWSFRLPGEAQKIDRMMEAFAQRYCRCNPGVFQSTDTCYVLSFAIIMLNTSLHNPNVKDKPPVERFIAMNRGINDGGDLPEDLLRNLYDSIKNEPFKIPEDDGNDLTHTFFNPDREGWLLKLGGRVKTWKRRWFILTDNCLYYFEYTTDKEPRGIIPLENLSIREVEDSKKPNCFELYIPDNKDQVIKACKTEADGRVVEGNHTFYRISAAATEEKDEWIKCIKAAISRDPFYEMLAARKKKVSSLKRH; the protein is encoded by the exons TTCCCAACGACTTGACCCCGGAGGAGCGGCAGGAGTTGGAGAATATCCGCCGCCGCAAACAGGAGCTGCTGGAGGACATTCAG cgTCTGAAGGATGAGATAGCAGAGGTCACGAATGAGATTGAGAACCTGGGATCCACTGAAGAGCG gaaAAACATGCAAAGGAATAAACAGGTGGCCATGGGCCGTAAGAAATTCAATATGGACCCCAAAAAG GGGATCCGGTTCTTGATAGAGAATGACTTGCTGAAGAACACCTGTGAGGATATCGCTCAGTTCCTGTACAAGGGAGAAGGCTTGAATAAGACTGCAATCGGAGATTACCTGGGAGAGAG ggatgaTTTCAATATTCAAGTTCTTCATGCCTTTGTGGAGCTGCATGAATTCACGGACCTCAACCTGGTGCAAGCATTAAG GCAGTTCCTCTGGAGTTTCCGGCTCCCCGGAGAAGCCCAGAAGATTGACCGCATGATGGAAGCGTTCGCCCAGCGATACTGCAGGTGTAACCCAGGGGTCTTTCAGTCCACAG ATACCTGCTACGTGCTCTCCTTCGCAATCATCATGCTCAACACCAGCCTGCACAACCCCAATGTGAAGGACAAGCCCCCGGTGGAGCGCTTCATCGCCATGAACCGGGGCATCAACGATGGAGGGGACCTGCCTGAGGACCTGCTCCGG AATCTGTACGACAGCATTAAGAACGAACCCTTCAAAATCCCAGAGGATGATGGGAACGACCTGACGCACACCTTCTTCAACCCCGACCGAGAGGGCTGGCTCCTCAAGCTCG GTGGCCGTGTAAAGACTTGGAAGAGACGGTGGTTCATTCTCACAGACAACTGCCTTTATTACTTTGAGTACACCACA GACAAAGAACCCAGAGGAATTATCCCCTTGGAAAACCTCAGCATTCGAGAAGTCGAGGACTCGAAAAAGCCA AATTGCTTTGAGCTGTACATCCCAGACAACAAAGACCAGGTGATCAAAGCCTGCAAGACGGAGGCGGACGGCCGCGTGGTGGAGGGGAACCACACGTTCTACCGCATCTCAGCCGCTGCCACGGAGGAGAAGGACGAGTGGATCAAGTGCATCAA AGCTGCGATCAGCAGAGACCCCTTCTATGAGATGCTGGCAGCCAGGAAGAAGAAGGTTTCCTCCTTGAAGAGGCACTAG
- the LOC117422995 gene encoding cytohesin-1 isoform X4, with the protein MQRNKQVAMGRKKFNMDPKKGIRFLIENDLLKNTCEDIAQFLYKGEGLNKTAIGDYLGERDDFNIQVLHAFVELHEFTDLNLVQALRQFLWSFRLPGEAQKIDRMMEAFAQRYCRCNPGVFQSTDTCYVLSFAIIMLNTSLHNPNVKDKPPVERFIAMNRGINDGGDLPEDLLRNLYDSIKNEPFKIPEDDGNDLTHTFFNPDREGWLLKLGGGRVKTWKRRWFILTDNCLYYFEYTTDKEPRGIIPLENLSIREVEDSKKPNCFELYIPDNKDQVIKACKTEADGRVVEGNHTFYRISAAATEEKDEWIKCIKAAISRDPFYEMLAARKKKVSSLKRH; encoded by the exons ATGCAAAGGAATAAACAGGTGGCCATGGGCCGTAAGAAATTCAATATGGACCCCAAAAAG GGGATCCGGTTCTTGATAGAGAATGACTTGCTGAAGAACACCTGTGAGGATATCGCTCAGTTCCTGTACAAGGGAGAAGGCTTGAATAAGACTGCAATCGGAGATTACCTGGGAGAGAG ggatgaTTTCAATATTCAAGTTCTTCATGCCTTTGTGGAGCTGCATGAATTCACGGACCTCAACCTGGTGCAAGCATTAAG GCAGTTCCTCTGGAGTTTCCGGCTCCCCGGAGAAGCCCAGAAGATTGACCGCATGATGGAAGCGTTCGCCCAGCGATACTGCAGGTGTAACCCAGGGGTCTTTCAGTCCACAG ATACCTGCTACGTGCTCTCCTTCGCAATCATCATGCTCAACACCAGCCTGCACAACCCCAATGTGAAGGACAAGCCCCCGGTGGAGCGCTTCATCGCCATGAACCGGGGCATCAACGATGGAGGGGACCTGCCTGAGGACCTGCTCCGG AATCTGTACGACAGCATTAAGAACGAACCCTTCAAAATCCCAGAGGATGATGGGAACGACCTGACGCACACCTTCTTCAACCCCGACCGAGAGGGCTGGCTCCTCAAGCTCGG AGGTGGCCGTGTAAAGACTTGGAAGAGACGGTGGTTCATTCTCACAGACAACTGCCTTTATTACTTTGAGTACACCACA GACAAAGAACCCAGAGGAATTATCCCCTTGGAAAACCTCAGCATTCGAGAAGTCGAGGACTCGAAAAAGCCA AATTGCTTTGAGCTGTACATCCCAGACAACAAAGACCAGGTGATCAAAGCCTGCAAGACGGAGGCGGACGGCCGCGTGGTGGAGGGGAACCACACGTTCTACCGCATCTCAGCCGCTGCCACGGAGGAGAAGGACGAGTGGATCAAGTGCATCAA AGCTGCGATCAGCAGAGACCCCTTCTATGAGATGCTGGCAGCCAGGAAGAAGAAGGTTTCCTCCTTGAAGAGGCACTAG